One window of Rhizobium leguminosarum genomic DNA carries:
- the cobT gene encoding cobaltochelatase subunit CobT, whose protein sequence is MAVRGDNSKAKPGAPVDVEPLRRAITGCVRSIAGDGDVEVTFANERPGMTGERIRLPELSKRPTAHELAVTRGLGDSMALRLACHDEKVHSTMAPQGSDARAIFDVVEQARVESIGALRMEGMASNLRSMTEEKYSKANFTGIERQEDAPVGEAVAMMVREKLTGQRPPASAGKVLDLWRGFIEDKAGSELDNLSGAINDQQAFAKVIRNMLSAMEMAEEYGDDDSDADNDDQSEQEDQPSGDEQDQDEVDEDAGTDAAPVEDSEVADEQMEDGETEGAEISDDDMMEEGEDDSETPGETRRPNTPFADFNEKVDYHVFTEEFDEIITAEELCDAAELERLRAFLDKQLAHLQGAVGRLANRLQRRLMAQQNRSWDFDLEEGYLDPARLQRIIIDPMQALSFKMERDTQFRDTVVTLLIDNSGSMRGRPITVAATCADILARTLERCGVKVEILGFTTKAWKGGQARESWLAGGKPQTPGRLNDLRHIIYKSADAPWRRARANLGLMMREGLLKENIDGEALIWAHNRLLARREQRRILMMISDGAPVDDSTLSVNPGNYLERHLRAVIERIETRSPVELLAIGIGHDVTRYYRRAVTIVDADELAGAMTEQLASLFEDQSAPPRGGRLRRAG, encoded by the coding sequence ATGGCAGTTCGCGGTGACAATTCGAAAGCAAAGCCCGGCGCACCTGTCGACGTCGAGCCATTGCGCCGGGCGATAACCGGCTGCGTGCGCTCGATCGCCGGCGACGGCGATGTCGAGGTGACCTTCGCCAATGAACGGCCGGGCATGACCGGCGAGCGCATCCGGCTGCCGGAGCTTTCCAAGCGGCCGACGGCGCATGAACTGGCGGTCACCCGCGGGCTCGGCGATTCCATGGCGCTGCGCCTTGCCTGCCATGACGAGAAGGTGCATTCGACGATGGCGCCGCAGGGCTCGGACGCCCGGGCGATCTTCGATGTCGTCGAGCAGGCGCGTGTCGAATCGATCGGCGCGCTGCGCATGGAGGGCATGGCGTCGAACCTGCGCTCCATGACCGAAGAGAAATATTCCAAGGCGAATTTCACCGGCATCGAGCGCCAGGAAGACGCCCCGGTCGGCGAAGCCGTTGCGATGATGGTGCGCGAGAAGCTGACCGGCCAACGGCCGCCGGCCTCCGCCGGCAAGGTGCTCGACCTCTGGCGCGGCTTCATCGAGGACAAGGCGGGATCCGAACTCGACAATCTGTCGGGCGCGATCAACGACCAGCAGGCTTTCGCCAAGGTCATCCGCAACATGCTGTCGGCCATGGAAATGGCCGAGGAATACGGCGACGACGATAGCGACGCCGACAATGACGACCAGTCGGAGCAGGAAGACCAGCCGAGCGGCGACGAGCAGGATCAGGACGAGGTCGACGAGGATGCCGGCACCGATGCCGCCCCCGTCGAAGACAGCGAAGTCGCCGACGAGCAGATGGAAGACGGCGAGACCGAAGGCGCTGAAATTTCCGACGACGACATGATGGAAGAGGGCGAAGACGATTCGGAAACGCCGGGCGAGACCCGCCGTCCGAACACGCCTTTCGCCGATTTCAACGAGAAGGTCGATTATCACGTCTTTACCGAAGAGTTCGACGAGATCATCACCGCCGAGGAGCTCTGCGATGCCGCCGAGCTGGAGCGCCTGCGCGCCTTCCTCGACAAGCAGCTGGCGCATCTTCAGGGCGCGGTCGGCCGCCTCGCCAACCGGCTGCAGCGCCGGCTGATGGCACAGCAGAACCGCTCCTGGGATTTCGATCTGGAAGAGGGTTATCTCGATCCGGCCCGGCTGCAGCGTATCATCATCGATCCGATGCAGGCGCTGTCCTTCAAGATGGAGCGCGACACGCAGTTCCGCGACACCGTCGTCACCCTGCTGATCGACAATTCCGGTTCGATGCGCGGCCGGCCGATCACCGTTGCCGCCACCTGCGCCGATATTCTTGCCCGCACGCTGGAGCGTTGCGGTGTCAAGGTCGAGATCCTCGGTTTTACCACCAAGGCCTGGAAGGGCGGGCAGGCACGTGAGAGCTGGCTTGCCGGCGGCAAGCCGCAGACGCCGGGTCGCCTCAATGATCTCCGCCACATCATCTACAAATCGGCCGACGCGCCGTGGCGGCGGGCACGCGCCAATCTCGGGCTGATGATGCGCGAGGGCCTGCTCAAGGAAAATATCGACGGCGAGGCGCTGATCTGGGCGCATAATCGCCTGCTCGCACGCCGCGAGCAGCGCCGCATCCTAATGATGATTTCGGACGGGGCGCCGGTCGACGATTCGACGCTGTCGGTCAATCCGGGCAATTATCTCGAGCGGCACCTGCGCGCCGTCATCGAACGGATCGAGACGCGCTCGCCGGTGGAACTGCTGGCGATCGGCATCGGTCACGATGTGACACGTTACTATCGTCGCGCCGTGACGATCGTCGATGCCGACGAACTCGCCGGCGCGATGACCGAGCAGCTCGCCTCGCTGTTCGAAGATCAATCCGCCCCGCCGCGTGGCGGCCGGCTCCGTCGTGCCGGCTGA
- a CDS encoding esterase-like activity of phytase family protein, translating to MTGKRLSRAALITFCIAARACPASARDVPVISRQISDFRIGSSQTHFGSLEFLGGLEMVSSRALFGSLSSIRFRPDQRHFVVVLDTGQWLTGSIERDAKGRLSDLSNVEITPMKNIAGRSFEGKGHMDAEGLALDGDRILVSFEQDHRVDVYPDPGFAESGAIATLPILIPRKMLSENRGIETIAVAPASSPLKGGVVIVSERGLDSDGNRLAAILSGPLKGRFAVARDGSFDVTDGAFLPNGDLLLLERRFNMAEGIGMRLRRVKGADIRPGAVVDGELLLEGNFNSQIDNMEGLDAFQAADGTTHLILVSDDNHSILQRNLMLEFRLSERPASN from the coding sequence ATGACTGGTAAGCGCCTTAGCCGCGCGGCGTTGATCACTTTCTGCATCGCTGCCCGTGCTTGCCCCGCATCGGCGCGCGACGTGCCGGTCATTAGCCGGCAAATCTCCGATTTCAGGATCGGCTCTTCGCAAACGCACTTCGGGTCGCTGGAATTTCTCGGCGGACTGGAAATGGTTTCAAGCCGAGCCCTGTTCGGCTCGCTCTCCTCCATCCGTTTCCGGCCGGATCAAAGACATTTCGTGGTGGTACTCGATACCGGCCAATGGCTGACCGGCAGCATCGAGCGCGACGCCAAGGGCAGGCTTTCAGATCTTTCCAATGTCGAGATCACCCCGATGAAGAACATCGCCGGGCGCAGCTTCGAGGGCAAGGGGCATATGGATGCCGAGGGCCTGGCGCTCGACGGCGATAGGATCCTGGTCTCCTTCGAGCAGGATCACCGCGTCGATGTCTACCCCGATCCGGGTTTTGCCGAATCGGGCGCGATCGCTACTTTGCCGATCCTCATTCCGCGCAAGATGCTGAGCGAGAACCGCGGCATCGAGACCATCGCCGTGGCGCCCGCATCGAGCCCGCTCAAGGGCGGCGTGGTCATCGTCTCCGAACGCGGTCTCGACAGCGACGGCAACCGGCTGGCGGCCATTCTGAGCGGGCCGCTGAAAGGGCGGTTTGCGGTTGCGCGCGACGGCAGCTTCGACGTCACCGATGGCGCCTTCCTGCCGAACGGCGACCTGCTGCTGCTGGAGCGCCGCTTCAACATGGCCGAAGGCATCGGCATGCGCCTTCGGCGCGTCAAGGGCGCCGATATCAGGCCCGGGGCCGTTGTTGACGGCGAACTTTTGCTCGAAGGCAATTTCAACTCGCAGATCGACAATATGGAAGGGCTCGACGCCTTCCAGGCCGCCGACGGCACCACCCATCTCATTCTGGTGTCGGACGATAATCATTCGATCCTGCAGCGCAATCTGATGCTGGAATTCCGGCTCTCGGAGCGACCGGCGTCAAATT